The Niastella koreensis GR20-10 genome includes a window with the following:
- a CDS encoding M1 family metallopeptidase, which translates to MKIGTFSFLILNLSFLIISTSCAAQPLGKKLQFTHQDTLRGTITPERAWWNVLRYDIQVTPDYGSKTIQAQNRITIQVLKPENKLQLDLQEPMIIDSIFLFKDLVSTERLNLTFVREGNAWFVTMPNLAANSKPILEVNYHGKPREAVRPPWDGGWIWTKDKMGRPWMSVACQGLGASVWYPCKDHQSDEPDNGASLSITVPDTLVAVGNGRLQSKTPHNNGTTTYTWAVKNPINNYNIIPYIGKYVTWHENFAGEKGNLDCDYWVLDYDLDKAKKQFTQADKMLKCFEYWFGPYPFYEDGYKLVEAPHLGMEHQSAVAYGNKFENGYLGRDLSGTGWGLKWDFIIVHESGHEWFANSITSNDIADMWVHEGFTNYSETLFTTCEYGVEAGNEYLIGTRAGIRNDIPIIGPYGVNQEGSGDMYPKSGNMLHTIRQIINNDSAFRNILRGLNKTYYHKTVTSKEVEAYISREAKIDFSKVFDQYLRTTQIPVLEYAIKGKDLKFRFTDCVKGFGMPVKVTIGKDEKWIRANEDWTIISGANTGNFTVDKNFYINTKKVNW; encoded by the coding sequence ATGAAAATAGGTACTTTTTCATTCCTCATTCTGAATTTATCATTTCTCATAATAAGCACTTCCTGCGCCGCACAACCGCTGGGCAAAAAACTGCAATTTACCCACCAGGATACCCTGCGTGGCACCATTACCCCCGAAAGGGCCTGGTGGAACGTGTTACGGTACGATATACAGGTTACACCCGATTATGGCAGCAAAACCATCCAGGCACAAAACCGCATCACCATCCAGGTTTTAAAGCCGGAGAACAAATTACAGCTCGATCTGCAGGAGCCTATGATCATTGATAGTATTTTTTTATTTAAAGATCTCGTGAGCACAGAAAGACTCAACCTCACATTTGTCAGGGAAGGCAATGCCTGGTTTGTGACCATGCCCAACTTAGCGGCTAACTCAAAACCGATCCTGGAAGTGAATTACCATGGCAAACCCCGCGAGGCCGTTCGCCCACCATGGGATGGCGGCTGGATTTGGACCAAAGACAAAATGGGCCGTCCCTGGATGAGCGTGGCCTGCCAGGGCCTGGGCGCCAGCGTTTGGTATCCCTGTAAAGACCACCAGAGCGACGAACCCGATAACGGTGCCAGTTTAAGTATTACGGTACCTGATACGCTGGTAGCTGTGGGCAATGGTCGCCTGCAGTCAAAAACACCCCATAACAACGGCACTACCACCTATACCTGGGCAGTTAAGAACCCTATCAACAACTACAACATTATACCCTACATTGGTAAATATGTAACCTGGCACGAGAACTTTGCCGGGGAAAAAGGCAACCTCGATTGTGACTATTGGGTGCTGGATTACGACCTGGACAAAGCCAAAAAACAATTTACCCAGGCAGATAAAATGCTCAAATGTTTTGAATACTGGTTTGGCCCCTACCCTTTTTATGAAGATGGCTACAAACTGGTGGAAGCGCCGCACCTGGGTATGGAACACCAGAGCGCGGTTGCCTATGGCAACAAGTTTGAGAACGGGTACCTGGGCCGCGACCTATCCGGCACCGGCTGGGGTCTTAAATGGGACTTCATTATTGTACACGAAAGCGGCCACGAATGGTTTGCCAACAGCATTACCAGCAACGACATTGCCGACATGTGGGTGCATGAAGGTTTTACCAATTATTCCGAAACCCTGTTCACCACCTGCGAATACGGGGTAGAAGCAGGTAATGAGTATTTAATTGGTACCCGTGCAGGCATCCGGAACGACATTCCCATTATTGGGCCCTATGGCGTAAACCAGGAAGGCAGTGGTGACATGTATCCCAAATCGGGCAACATGCTGCACACCATCCGGCAGATCATCAACAACGACTCGGCTTTCCGCAACATCTTACGCGGTCTCAATAAAACCTATTACCACAAGACAGTCACCTCAAAGGAGGTGGAAGCCTACATCAGCCGTGAGGCGAAGATTGATTTTTCAAAGGTGTTTGATCAATATCTTCGCACCACCCAGATCCCCGTGCTGGAATATGCCATCAAGGGCAAGGACCTTAAATTCAGGTTCACCGATTGCGTAAAGGGATTTGGCATGCCGGTTAAAGTAACAATCGGCAAGGACGAAAAATGGATCCGCGCCAACGAAGACTGGACCATTATTTCAGGCGCCAATACCGGCAACTTTACTGTTGACAAGAACTTTTACATCAACACAAAGAAGGTTAACTGGTAA
- a CDS encoding ABC transporter substrate-binding protein translates to MKAKVIFFAVFLGVILFNSCSSRTSGNKHVFHYNETTGIGTLDPAFAKNQAIIWAVHQLYNTLVETDDALQIVPSLAYRWDVSADRKVYTFHLRPGVFFHDNDAFPKGKGRSLTAADVAYSFSRLIDPSTASSGAWIFNDRVEDKDSFKALDDSTFQLSLKSPFAPILGLLSMQYCSVVPKEVVDKYGADFRSHPCGTGPFKFKAWEEGQAMILTKNENYFEHDSTGARLPYLDGVKITLLDSKATEFLLFQQGELDFINDLDASFKDEVLTKKGDLRKDWQGRIVLSKHSYLNTEYLGILMDKDNPLVTNSPLRMKAVRQAINYGFDRRKMVMYLYNSKGMPAESGFIPAGLPSFDSSVVKGYSYNPVKARELLKSAGFPDGEGLPVIKLLTIPIYSDIAGFIARQLEEVGIKIQIEVIPKSLLLEQTAKSEALFFRGSWIADFPEGENYLSVFYGGNPAPPNYTRYNNPKFDALYDQAMVTENDSVRYKLYQQMDQMVMDDAPVVPLFYDEVVRLIHPYVHGFPTNGLNQLELRRTRIEK, encoded by the coding sequence ATGAAAGCTAAAGTTATATTTTTTGCTGTCTTTTTGGGTGTGATTTTATTTAATTCCTGCAGCAGCCGTACAAGCGGTAATAAACACGTGTTCCATTACAATGAAACCACAGGTATTGGCACCCTTGACCCGGCTTTTGCTAAAAACCAGGCCATCATCTGGGCGGTACACCAGTTGTACAATACCCTGGTGGAGACCGACGATGCCCTGCAGATCGTTCCTTCGCTGGCTTACCGCTGGGATGTATCGGCTGACCGCAAGGTTTATACCTTTCATTTACGCCCCGGCGTTTTCTTTCACGATAACGATGCTTTTCCAAAAGGTAAAGGGCGGTCCTTAACGGCTGCTGATGTGGCTTACAGCTTTAGCCGCCTTATAGATCCTTCTACCGCCAGCAGCGGCGCCTGGATCTTCAACGACCGCGTGGAGGATAAAGACAGTTTTAAGGCGCTGGACGATTCTACCTTTCAGCTTTCCTTAAAAAGCCCTTTTGCACCCATCCTGGGTTTATTAAGTATGCAATATTGCTCTGTAGTGCCCAAAGAAGTGGTGGATAAATACGGGGCTGATTTTCGCAGCCATCCCTGTGGTACCGGTCCGTTCAAATTCAAAGCCTGGGAAGAAGGGCAGGCCATGATCCTGACGAAGAATGAGAATTATTTTGAACATGACAGTACCGGTGCGCGATTGCCATATCTCGATGGCGTAAAGATTACGCTTTTAGACAGCAAGGCTACGGAGTTCCTGTTGTTTCAACAGGGCGAACTGGATTTTATCAATGATCTCGATGCTTCGTTCAAAGATGAGGTACTTACCAAAAAAGGAGACCTGCGTAAAGACTGGCAGGGCAGGATCGTTCTCTCCAAACATTCTTATTTAAATACCGAGTACCTGGGCATTTTGATGGATAAAGACAATCCACTGGTGACCAACTCGCCCCTGCGGATGAAAGCAGTACGGCAGGCCATCAATTATGGGTTCGACCGGCGTAAGATGGTCATGTACCTGTATAATTCCAAGGGAATGCCGGCAGAAAGCGGGTTTATCCCGGCTGGTTTGCCTTCTTTTGACAGCAGCGTGGTAAAAGGCTATTCATACAACCCGGTGAAAGCGCGGGAACTGTTAAAGTCGGCTGGTTTTCCCGACGGGGAAGGCCTGCCGGTAATAAAGCTGCTGACCATTCCTATTTACAGTGATATTGCGGGATTTATTGCGCGGCAGTTAGAGGAGGTAGGTATTAAAATTCAGATAGAAGTAATTCCCAAGAGTTTGTTGCTGGAACAAACGGCCAAATCGGAAGCCCTGTTTTTCAGGGGCAGCTGGATAGCAGATTTTCCCGAAGGAGAAAATTACCTGAGCGTATTTTATGGCGGCAATCCTGCACCGCCCAACTATACCCGTTATAACAACCCTAAGTTTGATGCGCTGTACGATCAGGCAATGGTAACGGAAAACGATAGTGTGCGTTATAAACTCTATCAGCAAATGGATCAAATGGTGATGGATGACGCGCCGGTGGTTCCGTTATTTTATGATGAAGTGGTTCGGCTGATTCATCCTTATGTACATGGGTTTCCTACGAATGGGTTGAATCAGCTGGAATTGAGGAGGACGCGTATTGAGAAGTGA
- a CDS encoding lipopolysaccharide biosynthesis protein has product MSLRRQSIISSILVYIGMGLGFFNTYLYAKGFSETQYGIVGAFQAFATVMLSFSNLGLSYYIYKFYPYYKDNLEPKENDMFTLALVTGFAGFLLVMTGGLVFKDYFIQKYNEHSPEVVQYYYWLFPFGFGFSIYTILEAFAWQLRKSVFTTFTKEILFRLLATVLIVLLSFHFIKDFDLFIKIYAFTYLGIAVTLVIYLIVTRQLHFTFTISRVTKKFRKKIISSCLLVWGGFLVVNISSAFDTLVIGAVVKEGMKYVGIYTLAQNMSSLVFAPQRAISAAAISHLSQAWKDKDLGRINRIYQRSSLNQLIFGLAIYLLISLNFTDGVLTFHLKQGYLDARIVFLFIGLTKVIDMGTGLNSQIIATSIYWKVELFSGVILLLLTLPLNYVLTLDMKELGPAVANLIAIVVYNGIRYFFLLKKFQLQPFTRQTVYSLLLAAVCFCICFLLFDSFQGFVWLVLRSTVFCLLFATGVLYFKLTPDVLPVWDTIKKRLKLK; this is encoded by the coding sequence ATGAGCTTACGGCGGCAAAGTATTATTTCTTCCATATTGGTGTATATAGGAATGGGGCTGGGATTTTTCAATACTTACCTGTATGCAAAAGGATTTTCTGAAACACAATATGGGATAGTAGGAGCATTTCAGGCTTTTGCCACCGTCATGCTCTCCTTTTCAAACCTGGGGCTCTCCTACTACATTTATAAATTCTATCCGTATTACAAGGATAACCTGGAGCCTAAAGAAAACGACATGTTCACCCTGGCATTGGTCACCGGCTTTGCAGGGTTTCTCTTAGTGATGACCGGCGGACTTGTATTCAAGGACTATTTTATACAGAAATACAACGAGCACTCCCCCGAGGTAGTGCAATATTATTACTGGCTTTTTCCTTTTGGCTTTGGCTTCTCCATCTATACTATATTAGAAGCATTTGCCTGGCAGTTGCGTAAATCGGTGTTCACCACTTTCACCAAGGAGATCCTGTTCAGGTTACTGGCTACTGTCCTGATCGTGTTGTTGTCCTTTCACTTCATAAAAGACTTCGACCTGTTCATTAAAATATATGCCTTCACCTATCTTGGCATTGCAGTAACGCTGGTAATATATCTGATCGTCACCCGCCAGCTGCATTTTACTTTTACCATCAGCCGGGTAACAAAAAAATTCAGGAAGAAAATAATCAGCTCCTGCCTGTTAGTATGGGGGGGCTTTTTGGTGGTAAACATTTCAAGTGCATTTGATACGCTTGTAATTGGCGCCGTGGTAAAGGAAGGGATGAAGTACGTGGGCATTTATACCCTGGCACAAAATATGTCGAGCCTGGTGTTTGCCCCCCAACGCGCCATTAGTGCAGCCGCTATAAGTCATTTGTCGCAGGCCTGGAAAGACAAGGACCTGGGCCGAATCAACCGCATTTACCAACGCAGCAGCCTCAATCAACTGATCTTTGGCCTGGCCATTTACCTGTTGATCTCGCTCAACTTTACCGATGGTGTGCTCACCTTTCATTTAAAACAGGGTTATCTCGATGCCCGGATTGTTTTCTTATTCATTGGTCTTACCAAAGTGATTGATATGGGCACCGGCTTAAATTCCCAGATCATTGCTACCAGCATTTACTGGAAAGTAGAGCTTTTCAGTGGGGTAATTCTATTATTGCTTACACTTCCGTTGAACTATGTATTAACCTTAGATATGAAAGAGCTGGGGCCTGCGGTGGCCAATCTTATTGCCATCGTTGTGTACAATGGCATCCGGTATTTTTTCCTCTTAAAGAAATTCCAGTTACAGCCATTTACCCGGCAAACTGTATACTCACTTCTATTGGCCGCAGTCTGTTTCTGCATTTGCTTCCTGTTGTTTGATTCTTTCCAGGGATTTGTATGGCTCGTGCTGCGCAGTACAGTATTCTGTTTGTTATTTGCAACAGGCGTATTGTATTTTAAACTAACACCAGATGTATTACCTGTGTGGGATACAATTAAAAAACGACTGAAGCTAAAATAG